In the Populus nigra chromosome 2, ddPopNigr1.1, whole genome shotgun sequence genome, CATGGTGAACAGAAGAAAAGTTTTTGACAAgataatcttcttttttttcatctaagACCATCAAGTAAATGGTATGTATGTTATCTTAAGAATGTGCACATTTAACACTGATGTCAAAACCCTTGACTCTTCGTGAAGATGATAACATGTGAGCATGCAGTGAATTTTTAGCCCGGGAATCATGCAAGAATTGTCATGTGGAATAAATCAGGTAGACCAGCTCATGTCGTTTAACCTAAACTACAGAAATACAGACAAATAAAGTCATTCGGTTGGATTAATGCAAGCCTTTTTCTTGGTTGAGATGAGACTGATACTGCTAATGCTATtatgttctctttctttttcttgaaaaaactaaagaaaattcTGAAAAGCACAGGTGAGTAGTAGAAGAAAGAACACTGATGAGACTGACTGCTCGAAGAAGCAGCAGATGCATAGATAGACGCCAGAGGTAATGGTAAAGTGCTGACTCGATTTAAGTAGGCCTTGAGACTCAAAAAGGAAAGTGTCAAAGTGTATTTTAACAAGCTCTTAGATGATGAGGAAAATGAAGATCTTATATATATGTTGAACTTACCTTTAGATCCTTCTTCATGGCCTTACTAATCACGTTCAATGCAAACCCTGCAGACCCAGATGTGAGATAAGGTCTTCTATATACCATTGCATCATCCTCTTTCATTTTATAGGGTCCAGAGCTGGTCAAGGTTTTGTCACTGGCCCTTAAAGGATCCTATTTCGGCACAGGTGTGAAGTCATTAGTTGTGGACCAATAGATGGACAAGCtcacaaagaaagaaatagaaatagaagCACAAGCCTCATGTCATTGGCAGGAACATAAAATGAATCTTTTTACCTGGCAAAAGATTTCACCCAGTAAGAAGGTGCTGAAAATGGACAAGGCTGATGGAAGATTGGCATGTGTGGCAGTTAGCTTATAAAGTAAGAAAAACAGCACGTTTCAGTAATTATCCTCAAATAAAAATCGAAGaatacaatataatttttttcatgattctaACGATAGATATACATTGGAAGACACCGAGCCTTACAAGCTTTCCGTTTTcatgtgaaaaaacaaaaatgtgtcACCATAGAGCAGGGAAGTTAGCTGTAGATGGAAAGAGAACATGGGAAATGTGGGTAATAGCTGGGAAAGGAGAAGAGCATGTAATAAGGAGGCGTGAGGGATGAGTAATAAGATTTGTGAAATTGCAGACATCTACAGAGTCTTTCTTCCTTTCATTTCTTGACTGGAAAATTTGAATAGAGAAAAATGAAGGTAAGTCGGTACTGAAACTAAAGAAGTCACCGCTTAGCTGATAAAGTTTCTTGGCATCATGCCAAGACTTGGAATCAAATCCTGTTCACATCAAGAATTTGGAGGGAGTGGGGTGGGTTATGTTATGGAGGCCGGGTTACTCTTGCATGCTGCTGCTCTAAAATGGTTTTTTACTGTATAGATAAGGCTGCACTTGTTGTGTGGGTCAATTGTCGAATCCAAAAGGAGAAAagattactattttaaaaacatcaaggAAAATTTCACTGTATGGCGTTTAGTTATGTACTTGGTTGATCTTAGAAGTTCTAGGATGACGAAAATGATACATGAAGTAATGAACAGAAAGCGAGAACTAAATGGTGAGATTTAAGAAACACGTACTGGGGGATTGAGGAGTATTAGATCATTGAGCTTTCCCTGAAGATTGCTAGCATATTTGACAGCAATTGGTGAAAAGTATCCCTGAGAAGCACATCAAAAGTTAGAAGTTCTTCAGTTGCATAGTACATGATGAAAAGATTTAACCTGTGCATCAATGCTTTTGGATGAAAAGTAGGAAAACACACCTGCACAACAAGCGATACCTTCTCAGTGGCAATTTCATTGATTAAGGACTCCAAGGATGCTACAAATTCTGCAAagtcataacaaaaaaaaaaacactctatgAACATCGTTTCCTCTATATGATATCACGATACGTCTTCTTTCCCCTAAGATACCCATTGGAGCATGAAACAATGGCAGAAGACCTCATCTTTAACCCGAACCCCTGCCATTGTTAAGGCTGATAAGGTAAACACAACTAAATACCATCCATAGTGTAGTCAAATCCGTATCTGGGTTGAGGCTTGTCTGAAAATCCAAATCCTGTAAAAGAAGTGAAGTCAAAACTGCAATCAATTCTAGCCTAAAGCTGATTACAGAGTAAATTCACAAAAAGCAGGTCACTTCAGGAAAATTAACATGTAATTAAAAAGATCTTCATGAAAGCGATTACAAGTGAAATCAACCGTTGAAGTTGAAGAATCCTTTTCTAACCACTATTGTAACTGTGATCCACGTGGTTAAGACATTAAGAAAGCTCTGTGTATTGTCTATAAACTATTTCAAGCTTCATTGCCACACTCATGCATTTAATTTCCGATAATTGGACTGAAGCTTCCATACTTTGTCGTAAAATCAACACTATAATCTGAAAACAAACAATTCACAGTACAAGAATTACGATCTTACCTAACCAATCAAAAGCAAtagcatgataatttttggaCAGAGCGGGAAGAACTTTGCGGTATGAATATGCCTGTGACAGAATATATTAAGACTATGCATCAAACTCTTCTATAAGTCAAAAAAACGACAATGACAGACATGCATATCAAGGACAATATGCTAGTGAATGGGGTTTGAAATCAGATGAAAAGAACATGGACAACAGCTAGCTACACATAAAGTAATTCTAAAAATCATGTAGCTTCACATAGATTTCTACTATGAACAAATGCAGATATTTAACCAGCATCAAACACCATTAACTGAACTGTTCTATATCAAATTTGAGCATGGTTTAGGAACGTGAGCATTATGAGATCTTTCTTGATGGTTTGATGACTGCTATTCAATAAATATgcaagtgaaaagaaaaacgaaagagaagaaaatacaCATTGAATTACATGGCATAAGTTATAGAATGATAAAtataacaatccaaaacattatGATATGGCTGAATTTTCGGCGAAAATCACAAACATTCAGCCATGCTTGACTGAATTTTGGTCATAAAACATTCTGTGAGAGACAACTAAATGTCGTCCAACAATGGCAGTGCCTTTAGTTTTTAGACCAAGGCATTGTACTAAACACCTACAGGCACTTAGCTGCTGCTAAGCCAAACTGAAATATCACGATTCACTAACACAAGTTCATCCAACAGATTGTATGAAAAATCACAAGTCCTCTAAGTGAGAGTGTGGAGAGAGAACAAGAATGCATGTTGCATAAAGATAATTGAATTCCCAATACCAGCCGTTGAAGAAAGAGCTCACCTGTGAAGGGAAACCATGAATTAATATAACAGTAGGATTATCAGGATTTCCGCTTTCCACGCAAAACCATCTATTGCACAAAATCATATATAGAGAGAGCATGTTTCAATCGGTAAGCCCTGCAAATAATCCAATCTCAATTTCTTGATATTATATAGCTCAGCCTATAACAAAAacccctataaaaaaaattagtataacTGTTACGAACATAGTTCGAGATTTTTAACACCTGAAAAGATCATTTGAGGCCTGAGAAGCAGCACCCATTTTAAGTCCAAATATAGGATCTTTCGCCTTATCTCCAGTGCCAGAAACAGGATGAGCTTTCACCTGCAAAAGAGAACCCTCTATGATCCAGCAacatttccctttttttcttgccAGCCAATAGACATTGTGAATATAATATCTACATGATACAAAAATACTGc is a window encoding:
- the LOC133681739 gene encoding uncharacterized protein LOC133681739 isoform X1 — translated: MAILQPQIPLSLYPHHSPTAAPFLCTPFKTPRKPLNLTCSSKGQDQDYLIDAPVSAGDGFSFSGGKYSDGPSPSDEWFKQGKIVKAHPVSGTGDKAKDPIFGLKMGAASQASNDLFRWFCVESGNPDNPTVILIHGFPSQAYSYRKVLPALSKNYHAIAFDWLGFGFSDKPQPRYGFDYTMDEFVASLESLINEIATEKVSLVVQGYFSPIAVKYASNLQGKLNDLILLNPPLTATHANLPSALSIFSTFLLGEIFCQDPLRASDKTLTSSGPYKMKEDDAMVYRRPYLTSGSAGFALNVISKAMKKDLKAYVEETRKTLLDENWKVKTTVCWGQRDRWLSYDGVEDFLKNSKHKLIELPMAGHHVQEDCGEELGGIISGILGRRSRI
- the LOC133681739 gene encoding uncharacterized protein LOC133681739 isoform X2; this encodes MAILQPQIPLSLYPHHSPTAAPFLCTPFKTPRKPLNLTCSSKGQDDYLIDAPVSAGDGFSFSGGKYSDGPSPSDEWFKQGKIVKAHPVSGTGDKAKDPIFGLKMGAASQASNDLFRWFCVESGNPDNPTVILIHGFPSQAYSYRKVLPALSKNYHAIAFDWLGFGFSDKPQPRYGFDYTMDEFVASLESLINEIATEKVSLVVQGYFSPIAVKYASNLQGKLNDLILLNPPLTATHANLPSALSIFSTFLLGEIFCQDPLRASDKTLTSSGPYKMKEDDAMVYRRPYLTSGSAGFALNVISKAMKKDLKAYVEETRKTLLDENWKVKTTVCWGQRDRWLSYDGVEDFLKNSKHKLIELPMAGHHVQEDCGEELGGIISGILGRRSRI